From a single Mycolicibacterium moriokaense genomic region:
- a CDS encoding tetratricopeptide repeat protein: MADDAAAPDGELTETSAAEEEQSGAAEPESAAEEAGTESDSEGTEGTEVTEAAEETADADDDGDEASDDADEKATEGGDQETSAPAKKRISHVRLATIAGLVAVLALGGLAGWSGYRAYAAYQGEKQRQLFLQVGRQGALNLTTIDWEHAEADVQRVLDSATGTFYDDFQNRAAPFVEVVKQAQSKSVGTIAEAGLESATKDEGRVLVAVTVNTSNIGAPQQEPRAWRMRLTVTKVGDDAKVSNVEFVP; this comes from the coding sequence ATGGCAGACGATGCTGCTGCCCCCGACGGGGAACTGACCGAGACTTCGGCGGCGGAGGAAGAACAGTCCGGCGCCGCCGAGCCCGAATCGGCCGCGGAGGAGGCCGGGACCGAGTCGGACAGCGAAGGCACCGAGGGCACTGAAGTCACCGAAGCCGCCGAAGAGACCGCTGATGCGGACGACGACGGCGACGAGGCGAGCGATGACGCCGATGAGAAGGCCACCGAGGGCGGCGACCAGGAGACGTCGGCGCCTGCCAAGAAGCGGATATCGCACGTTCGGCTGGCGACGATTGCCGGGCTGGTGGCGGTGCTCGCGCTCGGCGGTCTGGCCGGCTGGTCGGGATACCGCGCCTATGCGGCGTACCAGGGCGAGAAGCAGCGACAACTGTTCCTGCAAGTCGGCAGGCAGGGCGCGCTCAATCTGACGACGATCGATTGGGAGCACGCCGAGGCAGATGTGCAGCGCGTGCTCGACTCGGCCACCGGAACGTTCTACGACGATTTCCAGAACCGTGCGGCGCCCTTCGTCGAGGTCGTCAAGCAGGCGCAGTCGAAATCGGTCGGCACGATCGCCGAGGCGGGGTTGGAGTCGGCGACCAAGGATGAGGGCCGAGTGCTCGTCGCGGTGACCGTCAACACCTCGAATATCGGTGCCCCCCAGCAGGAGCCGCGCGCCTGGCGGATGCGGCTGACCGTGACGAAGGTTGGTGACGACGCGAAAGTGTCCAACGTGGAGTTCGTGCCGTGA
- a CDS encoding MCE family protein, with amino-acid sequence MRMTRQIVIQLLIFSMLAVVALGIMVISYMRLPALMGIGEYRVTLELPEAGGLYPRGNVTYRGTQVGIVKSVKLTNNGVAADLSLDSDVPIPADLIAEVHSVSAVGELYVQLIPQSGEGPKLKNGDVIPQDRARVPIDVNTVLDATNRGLAVIPRENLQTAVDEAYTAFGGLGPELSRLVDGGTALAIDARKNLDSLTNVIDRSKPILDSQTDSGGAIRAWASNLASITEQLQSQDPAVAGILEKGPGAAEEVRALFDRLQPTLPIVLANLVSIGEVAVAYQPSLEQLLVLLPQGTATTQAIGVAKANTKQDYMGDYLTLNLNLNLPPPCTTGFLPTQQQRVPALQDYPDRPAGDVYCRIPQDAPFNVRGARNLPCVTVPGKRAPTVKMCESDEQYVPLNDGYNWKGDPNGTLSGQSIPQLPPGTPPAEVAHPPGPAPPPIAAAEYDPATGTYVGPDGREYTQSNLARGAAEEQTWQTMLLPPTGN; translated from the coding sequence ATGCGAATGACTCGACAGATCGTTATCCAGCTGCTGATCTTCTCCATGCTGGCCGTTGTGGCGCTTGGGATCATGGTCATCTCGTACATGCGCCTGCCCGCACTCATGGGTATCGGCGAGTACCGCGTCACGCTGGAGCTGCCGGAAGCCGGTGGGCTCTATCCACGGGGCAACGTCACATATCGCGGCACCCAGGTCGGCATCGTCAAGAGCGTCAAGCTCACCAACAACGGTGTCGCCGCTGATCTTTCGCTCGACTCCGATGTGCCCATCCCCGCCGATCTCATCGCCGAGGTGCACAGCGTGTCGGCGGTCGGTGAGCTGTATGTGCAGCTGATTCCGCAGAGCGGCGAAGGCCCGAAGCTGAAGAACGGCGACGTCATCCCGCAGGATCGGGCGCGCGTGCCCATCGACGTCAACACCGTCCTGGACGCCACCAACCGCGGCCTTGCCGTGATCCCGCGCGAGAATCTGCAAACGGCAGTGGACGAGGCGTACACGGCGTTCGGGGGACTCGGGCCCGAACTGTCCCGGTTGGTCGACGGCGGCACCGCGTTGGCCATCGACGCCCGCAAGAATCTCGACTCGTTGACGAACGTGATCGATCGGTCGAAACCGATCCTCGATTCCCAGACCGACAGCGGCGGCGCGATCCGGGCGTGGGCGTCCAACCTCGCGTCGATCACCGAGCAGCTGCAGTCCCAGGACCCCGCAGTGGCCGGGATCCTGGAGAAGGGACCGGGCGCTGCGGAAGAGGTGCGGGCACTGTTCGACCGGTTGCAGCCCACGCTGCCGATCGTGTTGGCCAACCTGGTGAGCATCGGCGAAGTCGCCGTCGCCTACCAGCCCAGCCTCGAGCAGCTGCTGGTGTTGTTGCCGCAGGGCACCGCGACGACCCAGGCGATCGGTGTGGCCAAGGCGAACACCAAACAGGACTACATGGGCGACTACCTGACGCTGAACCTCAACCTGAACCTGCCGCCACCATGCACGACCGGATTCCTTCCGACACAGCAGCAGCGGGTGCCTGCGCTGCAGGACTATCCGGACCGGCCGGCCGGCGACGTGTACTGCCGTATCCCGCAGGACGCCCCGTTCAACGTCCGCGGTGCCCGCAACCTTCCGTGCGTGACGGTGCCGGGCAAACGTGCGCCCACGGTGAAGATGTGCGAGAGCGACGAGCAGTACGTGCCGCTCAACGACGGCTACAACTGGAAGGGCGATCCCAACGGCACCCTGTCCGGGCAGTCGATTCCCCAGCTGCCACCTGGTACTCCACCTGCAGAAGTAGCTCATCCGCCAGGTCCGGCGCCACCGCCGATAGCGGCCGCCGAATATGATCCTGCGACTGGCACGTATGTTGGGCCGGACGGACGCGAGTACACACAGTCCAACCTGGCCCGAGGCGCCGCAGAGGAGCAAACATGGCAGACGATGCTGCTGCCCCCGACGGGGAACTGA